Proteins encoded by one window of Anopheles maculipalpis chromosome 2RL, idAnoMacuDA_375_x, whole genome shotgun sequence:
- the LOC126568171 gene encoding protein disulfide-isomerase — protein MRLLSVFALVLAFTAVALAEKEVKTEDGVLVLTKDNFDSVIADNEFVLVEFYAPWCGHCKALAPEYAKAAKVLADKESTIKLAKVDATVEPELAEKYGIRGYPTLKFFRSGSHVDYTGGREQDTIVSWLEKKTGPAAKELETVEAAEEFLKEHNVAVVGFFKDRESKEAKAFLSTAVAVDDYPFGVTSSEDVYKKYEAKCGSVILFKHFDEGKAVFEGEATEEALKKFVTAQALPLIVDFSHETAQKIFGGEIKSHLLFFISKEAGHLKEFVEPAKEVAKKFREQILFVTIDADQEDHTRILEFFGMKKDEVPSLRIIRLEEDMAKYKPETNDLSADKILEFVQSFLDGKVKQHLLSQDLPEDWDKEPVKVLVATKFDEVAFDKTKDVLVEFYAPWCGHCKQLVPIYDKLGEKYKDSDSVVIAKIDATANELEHTKISSFPTIYLYRKGDNEKVEFKGERTLEGFVKFLEGEKDEQPEEEEKEDKPTKDEL, from the exons ATGAGACTACTATCGGTATTCGCGCTGGTGCTAGCGTTCACCGCTGTGGCGCTTGCAGAGAAAGAGGTCAAAACCGAAGATGGTGTGTTGGTTCTAACTAAGGACAATTTTGACTCGGTCATCGCAGACAACGAATTCGTGCTCGTGGAGTTCT ACGCTCCGTGGTGCGGACACTGCAAGGCGCTGGCACCAGAATACGCTAAAGCTGCTAAAGTGCTAGCGGACAAGGAATCCACGATTAAGCTTGCCAAGGTGGACGCCACCGTGGAGCCCGAGCTTGCCGAGAAGTACGGAATCCGAGGATACCCTACACTCAAATTCTTCCGTAGTGGATCGCATGTCGATTACACTGGTGGGCGCGAACAGGACACAATCGTGTCGTGGTTGGAGAAGAAAACGGGTCCTGCGGCGAAAGAACTCGAAACAGTTGAGGCTGCAGAAGAATTCCTGAAGGAACacaatgttgctgttgttggatTCTTTAAGGATCGTGAGTCGAAGGAAGCGAAGGCATTCTTGTCAACGGCAGTCGCCGTAGATGACTATCCTTTCGGTGTGACAAGCAGTGAGGATGTGTACAAAAAGTATGAAGCTAAGTGTGGCTCGGTGATTCTGTTCAAACATTTCGATGAAGGAAAGGCTGTGTTCGAGGGCGAAGCAACCGAGGAAGCTCTGAAAAAGTTCGTCACCGCTCAGGCACTCCCATTGATTGTCGACTTTAGCCATGAAACGGCCCAAAAGATCTTTGGCGGAGAAATCAAGAGCCATCTTCTGTTCTTCATCTCGAAGGAAGCGGGTCACTTGAAGGAGTTTGTCGAACCAGCCAAAGAAGTAGCCAAGAAGTTCCGTGAACAGATCCTGTTCGTTACGATCGATGCCGACCAAGAGGATCACACTCGCATCTTGGAATTCTTCGGTATGAAGAAGGACGAAGTTCCGTCGTTACGTATCATCCGGTTGGAAGAAGACATGGCCAAATACAAGCCCGAAACGAACGACTTGTCAGCCGATAAGATTTTGGAGTTTGTGCAGTCGTTCCTCGATGGTAAGGTGAAGCAGCATTTGCTGTCCCAGGATCTTCCAGAGGATTGGGACAAGGAGCCGGTTAAAGTGCTCGTAGCCACCAAGTTCGATGAAGTTGCGTTCGACAAGACAAAGGATGTGTTGGTTGAATTCTATGCACCATGGTGCGGTCACTGCAAACAGCTGGTGCCAATCTACGACAAGCTTGGAGAAAAATATAAGGACAGTGACAGTGTGGTCATCGCTAAGATTGATGCCACCGCAAACGAGCTGGAACACACCAAGATTTCGTCATTCCCTACCATCTATCTGTACCGAAAGGGTGACAATGAGAAAGTTGAGTTCAAGGGAGAGCGAACACTGGAAGGTTTCGTGAAGTTCCTAGAAGGAGAAAAGGACGAG CAGCCCGAGGAAGAGGAAAAGGAGGACAAACCGACGAAGGACGAGCTATAA
- the LOC126568133 gene encoding beta-1,3-glucan-binding protein 1-like, with the protein MMMHFLLILVSLLFVLHFSDCDPRSRIGRYQPPKPRFEIFDPQGLIVWINADPGISSFTFHGKLNQQFVKYYDVGRWAQTITKIKNGRYLFIDREAKLVPGDTIYYRTVIVRNGQTYRTNAGSFTVQELRPAATPSPIIPASVIAPRSVKSGMFPYEPSSSNERRTKDVRSTATQTDDFEDRMAKGCTYGRSTVNGRNACPGEILFEDDFNGLAINIQKWRIENRFASDPDNEFVVYADFKDNIKLQNGHLAIRPTLFEEKFGLGTTSKQFRFAEECTGYRSSRDCIRDTKIDFDMIPPVLTAQITTINSFRFTYGRVLIRAKLPQGDWIFPQLYIIPATDFYGQDSYASGLMRVAFVPGGPRYRNQLSGGLIVSDREPLRCSKMCTLTRNIQWNADFHEYGLKWTSDGVWMEVDGEVYCMIDPGNGFHKDIQSSKPEVANLWRLSGTNMAPFDKEFYLGLGVGVGGHYDFHNFDRKPWKDLGVKAMYTFWNARDSWYPTWNANSTMLIDFIRVFGV; encoded by the exons ATGATGATGCACTTTTTGCTGATACTCGttagtttgttgtttgtgctgCATTTTTCTGATTGCGATCCGCGCAGTAGAATTGGACGTTATCAACCACCGAAGCCacgatttgaaatatttgatcCACAAGGACTAATCGTGTGGATTAATGCTGATCCAGGAATTAGTTCGTTTACTTTTCACGGTAAACTTAATCAACAGTTCGTTAAGTACTACGATGTGGGGCGATGGGCACAAACGATAACCAAAATAAAGAATGGACGCTATCTGTTTATCGACCGTGAAGCAAAACTCGTTCCTGGTGATACGATATACTATCGTACAGTGATCGTCCGCAACGGACAAACGTACCGTACCAATGCTGGATCATTTACCGTACAAGAGTTACGCCCTGCGGCTACCCCTTCACCTATAATACCTGCTTCCGTTATTGCGCCACGTTCCGTTAAATCCGGGATGTTCCCTTACGAGCCATCATCCTCGAATGAACGACGCACTAAAGATGTGAGATCAACCGCAACACAAACTGATGATTTCGAGGATCGCATGGCAAAAGGTTGCACTTACGGACGTAGTACAGTAAATGGAAGAAACGCTTGTCCTGGAGAAATATTGTTCGAGGATGATTTTAACGGACTGGcgataaatattcaaaaatggCGTATAGAGAACCGTTTTGCATCCGATCCAGACAACGAATTTGTGGTATACGCAGATTTTAAGGACAATATAAAGCTGCAGAATGGTCACCTAGCTATTCGGCCCACTCTATTCGAAGAGAAATTCGGTCTAGGTACGACATCAAAGCAATTTCGATTCGCTGAAGAATGTACGGGTTACCGGAGTTCACGGGACTGTATCCGCGACACGAAAATTGACTTTGATATGATACCACCGGTGCTTACCGCGCAGATTACTACCATCAACAGTTTCAGATTTACCTATGGTAGAGTGTTGATCCGAGCAAAGCTACCACAGGGGGATTGGATATTCCCAC aattGTATATCATCCCAGCAACAGACTTTTATGGGCAAGATAGTTATGCTTCTGGGTTGATGCGTGTTGCATTTGTGCCGGGAGGACCTCGTTACAGAAACCAGCTATCAGGAGGACTGATTGTGAGCGACCGAGAGCCTTTACGCTGCTCTAAGATGTGCACGTTGACAAGGAATATACAATGGAATGCCGACTTTCACGAGTACGGTCTCAAATGGACATCGGATGGAGTCTGGATGGAAGTAGATGGGGAAGTATACTGCATGATTGATCCGGGAAATGGTTTTCACAAAGACATTCAATCTAGCAAACCAGAAGTTGCAAACCTCTGGCGACTAAGCGGTACCAACATGGCCCCTTTCGATAAAGAATTTTATCTAGGGCTAGGCGTAGGTGTCGGTGGTCATTACGATTTCCATAATTTCGATAGAAAGCCATGGAAAGATTTAGGTGTAAAAGCGATGTACACGTTTTGGAACGCAAGAGACAGCTGGTATCCTACATGGAACGCTAATAGTACCATGTTGATAGATTTCATTCGGGTTTTTGGTGTATAA
- the LOC126559936 gene encoding tRNA (uracil-5-)-methyltransferase homolog A, with the protein MEPEKMSAESEESPTKQVVLKQDITSELKGDEYAYLDATGFTSELFKIELRGLPKYYGIGELKKLLNVKMKLSTNKIKIMKPGSPFIFICFRNQEDREAAIKALDGYKWKGKELSAFEAKPAADPLVRRRKEAATTEGEPINVKRRTVEASSTSLAYLPYEQQLKQKQSEMENVLQKFGKELWSLIPTLRSYVENQRQKHGGLPCALESIRPSPMQDGYRNKCEFSIGKDAEGVKRVGFRVGSYSNGFLEVESIEHLKHIPNCMKQTVALFEQFVQTSSFDVYSAETYQGYFRQLTVRMSHATGQVMVIVGVHLQSLSEDEQKMMKAAILECLISDAGKKAGICSIYFEVIQKRQQGQHTNPLEHLYGDTHIEDKILGLTFRISPGAFFQINTPAAELLYQCAIDVAAPDKNTTILDICCGTGTIGLCFARHCKQVFGVDIVEQAIKDAEYNAERNGVENCKFFAGNSDDLIVSLLRQANVIPEQQETLIAIVDPPRAGLHIRSITQLRNARGLNKLVYVSCSPQSAIKNWIDLMRPCSKQLRGNAFVAKKAIAVDLFPHTPHTELVILFEREAESKPELVAEHAAGDEGN; encoded by the exons ATGGAACCGGAAAAAATGTCTGCTGAATCTGAGGAATCTCCTACAAAGCAGGTAGTTCTTAAGCAAGATATAACAAGTGAATTAAAAGGTGATGAATATGCGTACCTCGACGCTACTGGCTTCACATCAGAATTGTTCAAAATCGAACTTAGAGGGCTTCCCAAGTACTATGGCATAGGC GAGCTGAAAAAGTTACTGAACGTGAAGATGAAACTGtccacaaacaaaattaaaattatgaagCCTGGCAGTCCCTTcatattcatttgttttcgcAACCAAGAGGACCGTGAAGCCGCTATCAAAGCGCTTGATGGTTACAAATGGAAAGGTAAAGAATTGTCAGCATTCGAAGCTAAGCCTGCTGCAGATCCTTTGGTACGACGACGCAAAGAAGCAGCCACAACAGAGGGCGAGCCAATAAACGTAAAGCGTCGTACTGTTGAAGCATCATCAACGTCGCTCGCTTACCTACCATACGAGCAGCAGCTGAAGCAAAAGCAatcggaaatggaaaacgtaCTTCAAAAGTTTGGCAAAGAGCTGTGGTCCTTGATTCCGACGCTACGATCGTATGTGGAAAACCAGCGTCAAAAGCACGGCGGTCTGCCTTGCGCATTAGAATCGATTCGACCATCCCCCATGCAAGATGGATACCGTAACAAATGCGAGTTTTCTATCGGGAAGGATGCAGAAGGCGTAAAGCGCGTAGGCTTTCGAGTCGGAAGCTATTCTAATGGTTTTCTAGAGGTTGAATCAATTGAGCATCTCAAGCACATCCCGAACTGTATGAAACAAACCGTGGCACTCTTTGAACAGTTTGTGCAAACTTCATCATTCGATGTTTACAGTGCCGAAACATACCAGGGCTACTTTCGCCAGCTGACAGTGCGGATGTCACACGCGACCGGTCAGGTGATGGTGATCGTAGGCGTGCATCTCCAGTCACTATCCGAGGACGAACAAAAGATGATGAAAGCGGCCATCCTCGAATGCTTGATTTCGGATGCCGGGAAGAAAGCGGGCATTTGTTCTATCTACTTTGAAGTAATTCAAAAACGCCAACAAGGCCAGCACACGAATCCATTGGAGCATTTGTACGGTGATACACACATCGAAGACAAAATATTGGGTCTCACATTTCGCATCAGTCCAGGAGCATTTTTCCAAATCAACACTCCTGCAGCGGAACTACTCTATCAGTGTGCTATCGATGTTGCTGCGCCCgataaaaacacaaccatcTTGGATATTTGTTGCGGAACAGGTACAATCGGCTTATGTTTCGCGCGCCACTGCAAGCAAGTGTTTGGTGTCGACATTGTTGAACAAGCTATCAAAGATGCGGAATACAATGCTGAAAGGAACGGAgtggaaaattgtaaatttttcgCAGGAAACTCTGATGATTTAATCGTGTCACTGCTAAGGCAAGCCAACGTTATCCCAGAACAACAGGAAACATTGATAGCAATTGTCGACCCACCGAGAGCTGGATTAC ATATTCGCTCGATCACACAACTGAGAAATGCACGAGGTTTAAATAAATTGGTATACGTGTCATGCTCACCGCAAAGCGCTATCAAAAATTGGATTGATTTAATGCGTCCTTGCTCAAAGCAACTGCGTGGCAATGCATTCGTCGCTAAGAAAGCTATCGCAGTGGACTTATTTCCGCATACCCCACACACGGAATTGGTCATATTATTTGAACGCGAAGCAGAAAGCAAACCAGAGCTCGTCGCTGAACATGCAGCAGGAGATGAAGGAAATTAA